The DNA region AGCATTATGTATAGGACATCCAGAAGCTTTATTAGAAGCCCTCCCACACATGAATACTAAAGGAGAGCAGAATCCATTGGGAGGAGTTGGTTCTGAGTCCGCAGCAGCAAGTGACCTTCCACACTCCGATAAGTTCTTCAATCCAAGGGCAGCTAGTTGTTTCACTCTTGGTTTTGAAGGAAACTGAAGCTGCTCACAGAAAATGGTCATAAGGCGATGCTCTCTGACAATACTAAGAGTTTGCAAATCAAGACTCCTTGTGAAGTGAAGTAGAAGTCCAAGAAGCCCCTCCACCATCCTTAATACAGGTCGAGAAACCCTCCCATTGGAACTGCGCCTTTGGGTCTTGAGAGTAGTAACAGTCCATCTTACAAAACTAGCTCCTAGTAGTGTTTTCACTTCTTCTGATGATAGGGAAAGGTTAGCAAGTATACATGCAGCATCAGATCGCTCACCTTCTGTAGATTGGTTGTCTAAGAGTTTGTCTTTGAACAGGGGAAGCTTGTTAGGTCTTAGCTCACTTGCTAGATCTTGGCCAAACCTTTCTGAGAGTACTCTTGTAAGCTTGAAAGCATAAATTCTGTGTTCAACTTCTGGGTGTTCAATAAATGATGTAATGGTTTTGATGCCTTCACCAGATTTTATATTAGAAGTTACCAACTCtgcaaaaatagaaaatgtggtctatttttattagattataaTAAACCCAAATCTCCATTCTATAAGGTATCGGTATCACATGTAATGAGGCAGGATAACCCTAATATAAATGCAGGAGAATCGTCTCCGTTTTGCAATTGTATTCAACAGGTCCCATCTAAAGTATTTAGCATGTCAATATGAAACACAGTTTGAAAAAAGTAAACTTAATTCACAGCATATATTGACCTACCAtgaattccaaatttttgcaccTACTGTTTTGCAATTTGAGGTCAATTTAAACAGCAAACCCATAAACATGATAAGTAACAAGATTTAGCAGAAACAAAAAGAAGTCAACAAGAAAGCTAACTATAGGCTTTCAGGAAAAGAATTGCAAATCCAGAGGCTACAAGAATTGCTGAGAAGATAAAGATGAATAAAATTGAAGAATGTCATGATCCAGGAAACTAGATTAACAACCCCTATTTCATAATGGTTACAGCAGAAGATGCGAGTATTCAGATAAAAAATTCTGTACTTCAAGATGGACAGTGGCTTCTTCCTTTTATCTTGTTTCTAAAAGACCACTTTTGAGGAGATAATCAAAGCAACTCCAATTTCATATATGgacagtttaaaaaaatatagcttCCTAGTATTACAATCATGCTGACATGATGCCCTTCCAATGGCATCAGCTACATCTGTTTCCCAGTTTTATTTCCTATAAACAAGTGAAACCAGAGAAAGATTTTTGCCTATACACGAAGACATGTCATGGTGACTGgaataaaattactttaaacACAAATTTTTGCCAACAAGGAATTACCTGATGCCTGGGGAGATGATGCAATTCCATATAGGATACGGAGAATAGACACTTGGCATTGAAGGGATACACCAGATAGAAGCCTCAAAAGACTAAATATAAATGATTCTGACTGCATTAAATGTCCTTCCTTGTTAACAGATGCCAACTCCCAGTGCCCTGGATTTGAAACAATGTTGGCAATTGTTGATGCAGCCAATTCCTTCAAGTCAGGTGAAGTATCCTGATTTGCAAACAGAATATCTGTAAGAGCTGGAAGCCCAGCACAGTCAACAAGGATAGTAGCATTGTCATCAAACCCTGACAAGTTACACAATGCTTGCAAGCTTGGCGCCCTTCCATCTGGATTAGATAGCAATTCAACTAGTATTCGAGCACTTTGCCTTGCAATTTGTTCTTTGCTGGTATTTGTCAGGGTCATCCTACCCAAAATAGATGCCATCTCTATTTTTACATCATCAGAACCTGTTCCAATAAAACATCCACATTCCAATGTAAATATATGATTGTAAAAATCTGTTATAGACTAAATGTGCAGCTGATATTAAGTAAGACGAATATCTCAAGAGACTCCTCTTCCCTGCGTACTATTATACAGCGCTACGTAGAAATGAATGGTAGTTACAAAGTAATTTTGTACTCTCTTAACATATATGACATCACATATAACTATTTATTGACCACGGAAACAGGAACTTCATAAGACATACCTTCACAAAGCCGACTAAGTAAGGGTTCAAATCTCCCAGCTACTGCTAAAGGCTGAATATTATCCTCCACCCTCTCCATCTGCTTCAAGACCTCCTCGGCTAGATTGGATAAAGCAGGATGCTCCGGATTTCCTACCATGCTTGAGAGAAGAACTAAAGCACCTTTTTCTGATGCAATTTTTATGCAACAAGCTTCATCCCTAGAGAATTCAAGTAATAACTTGACAGcatactctctctctttctctgagCTCCCAATAAGACTATGTATGGCCAATCTAGTGATACCATCTTCAAGCATTATTTTCTACATAAGTGTGACATATATCATCAGAAATTACAACAATAGCATCAGAGACCATAAGGCCctaggaaagaaaaatatttacagcccagaaaaaataaaaatatttgcataaagaaaacaaatactTCCTCGAAGATACATATCCAGAATATATGTACTGcattacaaaattaattttcaaaattgtgtTCAATGAAAGAAATGTGAAAAGAAGCACTTCAACATGAAAACTATAACTTCAAGGAAAGAACAACAACCCCAATAAACAATTAACAAATAAGAACTGTACTCTCTGTTGGTATATGCATTCAACATGCATAAGGACCATACAGATGGTTCTCTATAATTGACCCAAGATGTTGTCAATCAATTAACAACAGTTTAATACATCCCTTATTGCATATTTCTCATGGTTGTAACTTGCACACTATTCGCTGGAGGTGACATTAAGATAATAGTATCTGACATAGTTTAAAATGTATGGTATTGAATTTTCGAGCAGATTACACAGCAAAACGCTGTTAATCTTCAACTTCAAACTAGTTCTTAGCAATCCCTATGTTTTACTCTTAGAAATACAAGCAAATTGTGAAATGCGCAATAGGAATATGCAAGTTAGAATAATAGTTAAGTGATTTAACTCATCATCTCTTATCAGTTTAggtttttgagataagtgataatttacaAGTAACAAGAactatttgatttcaatcaactAAATCCCAAGATTAACAAAAATGCTACGCAATCAATATGCGAAAACCCCAAACCAAGACCCACGTAAACTCTCACCTTGCTTTCTTCATCCTTGGCCATTGTAAGCAAAATCATAAGCGCCTTGCTCCTCAAATGTGTCCCAATACTCTTGGAACTATTCTTAAGCAAGTTCATAACAAGCTCAACAATCCCAGCATTCCTCACTTTGTACCTACTACTGGGGTACTCCTCCGAAATCTTGTACACACTATCCAGCACCTTCTCAAGGCCATCATGATTATCCACCGAAATTGACTCCTCCCCAAGCCTCTGCGCCGCCGAGTTAACCTGTACCTCGATATTCCGGTTCACCCATTCCTCGATCGCGCCGGCCAGCCCGATATTCGGCTTCAACTCCAGCGACTCCAGCACCTGCCCGGTGACTGGGCAGCTCGGGTCACGACCGTCCTCTATGCAGCGCTCGAACCAGTACTTGATCGCGGAGCGCTCGTAGTTCTGAGACGACTCCAGCACCACCGGCTCCTTCATGACCTCCTTCGTCAACGGACACAGAAAATTCTTGAACGGCAACGATATCTGCGGCACCGATACCGAGTCGTGTTCTTCGAAATCCAAATCCAGCTTCTGCGTCACGATATCGGGCTGGACCGCGAGGTTGCTGAGAATCGTCTCGAGAGAGGCCAGAATCCGCCTCTCCGACACGGAACTGGACTGAGTCAGATCCGCCTTGAAGAGCTTGACCTGCACCGATATCTCGGAGAAGTTATCAGAGTCGATCCCGAGAGCTCGCGCTAAGTCCATGATTATCGCGCTCTGTACTGCTTTGCTCGTTCGTCTCCCTTGCCCCTCCTTCTGTAGCGTGCATTGCACTCGCTCCTCGTTCTCTGTTAcctgccaaaaaaaattaaaattcgaTTCAAGAAATCCGTACACTATATATATTCTATAAGGGAAagtgcatgagagagagagatacgaTGAATTGAGCTTGCTTCATGTCTCGGGAGAGATCGGCAATTTTCTTGCGGAGATCAGGGAGGTCGGCGAGCGCGGAGTCGAGGAGGGCGAGCCACGCGGCGATGGCGAGCGTGTGCTTCTGGAGGGATTCGCGGAGGGACTGGCAGTGGACGAGGACGAAGATCTTGCTGCGCTTGGCGTAGAGCAACGTCGTCTCTGCGGCGGCGCTGAGGTCTGCGGCGACGCCCTTGAGCGCGGTGGTTGCAGCGGCGGGGAGGGAGTCCGACGACTGGACCGAGCGGAGGAGCTGATGGATGAGGAGGACCTGGAGTCGGTTCGCGAAGGCCGAGAACCGGCGAGGGTTCTCGAACGAGAAACGGTGCTCGTCGGCGGAGACGCAGAGCTCGGAGAGCGAGCGCTTGATGGATTCTATTGCCGCCGACGTCGACGATGGATGCGCCGGTTGTGGCGACGTCATTTCACGGCGAGAGTGGCATGCTAGAGTTGGTTGACTCTTGTGCAATTTTCCCAATTTAGATGGAGTCTTTGGGGTCTGTGCATTATCTCTGCGAAGCACCGCGTTGGAGGCTTGGAGCTTCGTGGGAAGGAAGAGTCAGAGTATTGACTTTGAGGGAAGACTAAACGTAGTTCATTCAAcggttgtttttcttttttgcttttttgaaaacacgactaaaaaagataattttttatggGTTTATTCTTGAGATTTTGACGGtccatattatatatatatataatttttttttaacaaataatatgaaattatctacccattaaat from Corylus avellana chromosome ca10, CavTom2PMs-1.0 includes:
- the LOC132163627 gene encoding U-box domain-containing protein 44-like, coding for MTSPQPAHPSSTSAAIESIKRSLSELCVSADEHRFSFENPRRFSAFANRLQVLLIHQLLRSVQSSDSLPAAATTALKGVAADLSAAAETTLLYAKRSKIFVLVHCQSLRESLQKHTLAIAAWLALLDSALADLPDLRKKIADLSRDMKQAQFIVTENEERVQCTLQKEGQGRRTSKAVQSAIIMDLARALGIDSDNFSEISVQVKLFKADLTQSSSVSERRILASLETILSNLAVQPDIVTQKLDLDFEEHDSVSVPQISLPFKNFLCPLTKEVMKEPVVLESSQNYERSAIKYWFERCIEDGRDPSCPVTGQVLESLELKPNIGLAGAIEEWVNRNIEVQVNSAAQRLGEESISVDNHDGLEKVLDSVYKISEEYPSSRYKVRNAGIVELVMNLLKNSSKSIGTHLRSKALMILLTMAKDEESKKIMLEDGITRLAIHSLIGSSEKEREYAVKLLLEFSRDEACCIKIASEKGALVLLSSMVGNPEHPALSNLAEEVLKQMERVEDNIQPLAVAGRFEPLLSRLCEGSDDVKIEMASILGRMTLTNTSKEQIARQSARILVELLSNPDGRAPSLQALCNLSGFDDNATILVDCAGLPALTDILFANQDTSPDLKELAASTIANIVSNPGHWELASVNKEGHLMQSESFIFSLLRLLSGVSLQCQVSILRILYGIASSPQASELVTSNIKSGEGIKTITSFIEHPEVEHRIYAFKLTRVLSERFGQDLASELRPNKLPLFKDKLLDNQSTEGERSDAACILANLSLSSEEVKTLLGASFVRWTVTTLKTQRRSSNGRVSRPVLRMVEGLLGLLLHFTRSLDLQTLSIVREHRLMTIFCEQLQFPSKPRVKQLAALGLKNLSECGRSLAAADSEPTPPNGFCSPLVFMCGRASNKASGCPIHNAACEEDSQLCLHKSNCIKSLVDLLADEDTGVQIAAVEALSTLVLDTSSSFKRAVDELEQQGAIDALITLFTEVRPGELQEKTIWMIERILRVENQNQQLGLNQSLVRALVEALKHGNANTKRHAQDALTNLKQISGVSGKASSQARSWR